A single window of Methanofastidiosum sp. DNA harbors:
- a CDS encoding transglutaminase-like domain-containing protein produces MKRGSIVFALIFLVTIATFSGCVSQKEENGVDVNTTPGQTGKTVSYLKARINISQPYDLSDLNSSRQKVVIIRDSGMRLEAIVTLYGETYTFDDTTRIPIIETEEDALKALNSFPEEVLPYVVGIELDEGIWGTGTVHWTEHMRNNIALRYAKEDADYNLYGTAVLIMKDQRDIIRVDESPYLSNGYEYWWMQGATETLSTSKALGSGPYTTLYTSLMRSMMIPTKIVYGLYYDIEEGGVWKPYSWNELYINGKWIPVDPYRQQIGTLSRYYMTLDETVDLVELDFSCYRSNLEGKGCKPYTIEILEQGTVLESEINK; encoded by the coding sequence ATGAAAAGAGGAAGTATTGTATTCGCCCTGATATTTTTAGTTACAATTGCTACCTTCTCAGGGTGTGTTTCACAGAAAGAAGAAAATGGTGTAGATGTTAATACGACGCCAGGGCAAACTGGCAAAACAGTTTCTTATCTTAAGGCTAGGATTAATATTTCTCAGCCATATGACCTTTCAGATTTAAATTCATCACGACAAAAGGTCGTCATAATTAGAGATAGTGGAATGAGACTTGAGGCTATAGTTACTTTATACGGCGAGACCTATACATTTGATGATACTACTAGGATACCTATTATAGAGACTGAAGAAGATGCTTTGAAAGCACTCAATAGTTTTCCAGAAGAAGTTTTACCTTATGTTGTAGGAATAGAATTAGATGAAGGGATTTGGGGAACTGGAACGGTCCACTGGACTGAGCATATGCGTAACAATATCGCATTAAGATATGCAAAAGAAGACGCAGATTATAATTTATATGGAACTGCCGTTTTAATAATGAAAGACCAAAGAGACATAATTAGAGTTGATGAAAGCCCATATTTAAGCAATGGTTATGAATACTGGTGGATGCAAGGCGCAACTGAAACTCTATCTACTAGTAAAGCATTGGGATCTGGGCCATATACAACATTATATACATCTCTAATGAGATCTATGATGATTCCAACAAAAATAGTATACGGACTTTACTATGACATTGAAGAAGGTGGAGTATGGAAACCTTACTCGTGGAATGAACTCTACATTAATGGCAAATGGATACCTGTTGACCCATATAGACAACAGATAGGAACTCTATCAAGATACTACATGACTTTGGACGAAACAGTTGATCTAGTAGAACTTGACTTCTCTTGCTATAGAAGCAATTTAGAAGGAAAAGGATGTAAGCCTTATACCATAGAGATTCTCGAGCAGGGAACAGTTCTAGAAAGCGAAATCAACAAATAA
- a CDS encoding radical SAM protein — translation MSSELIRTTDSICPICQKRIKADIKDFGGQILMEKTCQEHGFFSDILSDDAEYYKRLQRLDQIAENSVEITTNKNKGCPYDCGLCQDHLTPSIFVNIDLTNRCNMSCPVCFASAGATKRLYEPSFEEIKKILERIASVKPNPPFAVQFSGGEPTLRDDLPEIIETAKSMGISQIQVATNGKRFAKDPDYLKKVIDSGINTYYLQFDGLNPSSYKKFRGYDTFPEKKKAIENLRTFGETSVVLVPTVSKGVNDQELGDIIYFGRDNFDVVRGINFQPLSFSGRASQEEIKKYRITITDLVKLIEAQTNGEIGKEDFYPIPFVVPVSMFVESLKGISMPHFTTHPQCGVATYVFVESGKLIPITRFVDVEGFFEYLKERNEKIKCGGKIRKGIEISRILKDMSSFIDKEKMPKDLNLLDITKGVLNGGGKEYLAKLHHKSLFIGTMHFMDPFNFDLDRVKRCAIHYALPDGSFIPFCSYNSIHRENIEKKLTTPIDE, via the coding sequence TTGTCCTCTGAACTTATACGTACTACTGACTCCATATGCCCGATTTGCCAAAAAAGAATTAAAGCCGATATCAAAGATTTTGGAGGACAAATTTTAATGGAAAAAACGTGCCAAGAGCACGGTTTCTTCTCAGATATCCTTTCAGATGATGCTGAGTATTATAAAAGGCTTCAAAGGCTTGACCAGATTGCCGAAAATTCTGTTGAAATAACAACAAATAAGAATAAAGGATGCCCTTATGATTGCGGATTATGCCAAGATCACTTGACCCCGTCTATTTTCGTTAATATTGATTTGACAAATAGGTGCAATATGAGTTGCCCTGTATGCTTTGCAAGCGCGGGCGCAACTAAAAGATTGTACGAGCCTTCCTTTGAAGAGATAAAAAAAATACTTGAAAGAATAGCTTCAGTAAAACCAAATCCACCGTTTGCAGTCCAGTTTTCAGGCGGCGAGCCCACTTTGAGAGATGACCTGCCCGAGATAATTGAAACGGCTAAGAGCATGGGCATTTCACAGATTCAAGTAGCAACGAACGGGAAAAGATTTGCTAAAGATCCAGATTATTTAAAAAAAGTTATTGATTCTGGGATAAATACATACTATCTTCAATTTGATGGGTTGAATCCCTCTTCTTACAAGAAATTCCGTGGCTATGACACTTTTCCGGAAAAGAAAAAAGCCATAGAAAATTTAAGAACTTTCGGAGAAACAAGTGTTGTCCTTGTTCCTACCGTCTCGAAAGGTGTAAATGACCAAGAACTTGGAGACATAATATATTTTGGAAGGGACAACTTCGATGTTGTTAGAGGAATCAACTTTCAGCCTCTATCTTTCTCCGGTCGTGCAAGCCAAGAAGAAATAAAAAAATACAGGATAACGATAACAGATTTGGTAAAACTAATTGAAGCCCAAACAAATGGAGAGATTGGAAAAGAAGACTTTTATCCCATCCCGTTTGTAGTCCCAGTATCGATGTTTGTTGAATCTTTAAAAGGTATATCTATGCCCCACTTCACAACACATCCCCAGTGCGGTGTTGCAACTTATGTATTTGTGGAGAGTGGAAAACTTATACCTATCACTAGATTTGTAGATGTTGAAGGATTCTTTGAATATCTCAAAGAAAGAAATGAAAAAATAAAATGTGGCGGGAAAATAAGAAAAGGAATTGAGATATCAAGAATTTTAAAAGATATGAGCTCTTTTATTGATAAGGAAAAAATGCCAAAAGACTTAAATCTTTTAGATATTACAAAGGGCGTTTTAAATGGTGGGGGGAAAGAATATCTTGCAAAACTCCATCATAAGTCACTATTTATTGGAACTATGCACTTTATGGATCCATTTAACTTTGATCTAGACCGAGTGAAAAGATGTGCAATACATTATGCCCTGCCTGACGGTTCATTTATTCCTTTCTGTAGTTACAATTCAATTCATAGAGAGAATATTGAAAAAAAGTTAACTACGCCAATCGACGAATAG